A window of Elusimicrobiaceae bacterium contains these coding sequences:
- a CDS encoding response regulator transcription factor encodes MKSVRTVFLCEQASFIVTPLQAAGVAAVFADNMETAVNLLGGGDCYAVVAGQSPEFGPVAVRELGKRGLLLGVAAFGALDGSGGLNAASELAFFEAGADECFSPGQGSRLIAARFRAVLRRMFFHEHDDAIGFDGLELNITRRTVKLGTAAVDLTHKEFELLFELLKNPGRVIDRRGLLRKVWGPDYFGSPRTVDVHVSRLRNKLGGFGRNLRTVPCLGYKFERRPE; translated from the coding sequence GTGAAAAGCGTCAGGACGGTTTTTCTTTGCGAGCAGGCCAGTTTTATCGTCACGCCGCTGCAGGCGGCGGGCGTGGCGGCGGTATTTGCCGATAATATGGAAACGGCGGTTAATTTGCTGGGCGGCGGCGATTGTTATGCGGTTGTGGCCGGGCAAAGCCCGGAGTTCGGACCGGTTGCCGTGCGCGAGTTGGGCAAAAGGGGCCTGTTGCTGGGTGTGGCGGCATTTGGCGCGCTGGACGGGAGCGGCGGTTTAAACGCCGCTTCTGAACTGGCGTTTTTTGAAGCGGGCGCGGACGAGTGTTTCTCGCCCGGGCAGGGCAGCCGGTTGATAGCGGCCAGGTTCAGGGCGGTACTCAGGCGGATGTTTTTTCACGAGCATGACGACGCTATCGGGTTTGACGGGCTTGAGCTGAATATTACGCGCAGGACGGTAAAGCTCGGCACTGCGGCGGTTGACCTTACGCATAAGGAATTCGAGCTGCTTTTTGAACTGCTGAAAAATCCCGGCCGCGTTATTGACCGGCGCGGGCTGCTGAGGAAAGTCTGGGGGCCGGATTATTTCGGTTCGCCGCGCACGGTGGACGTGCATGTCAGCCGGCTGCGCAACAAGCTGGGCGGGTTCGGGCGGAATTTAAGAACCGTGCCCTGCCTCGGGTATAAATTCGAGCGGAGGCCGGAGTAA
- a CDS encoding response regulator — MNGYGVLVVDDDKNLRESLCEILELSGIDAYGAASGAEALAAAARKPALVLADFQLPDTDGYKLCRDLKSMPGETVRVMVMTGRMLSDAERAAGDAAGVDEYLFKPFDIAALCRRIGGFFKERNS; from the coding sequence ATGAACGGATACGGAGTGCTTGTGGTGGACGATGACAAGAACCTCCGGGAGAGTCTGTGCGAAATTCTGGAGCTTTCCGGTATAGATGCGTACGGCGCGGCCAGCGGCGCCGAGGCGCTGGCGGCCGCGGCCCGCAAACCTGCGCTGGTGCTTGCTGATTTTCAGCTGCCGGACACGGACGGATACAAACTGTGCCGGGATTTGAAATCCATGCCTGGAGAAACGGTGCGTGTCATGGTGATGACCGGGCGCATGCTCTCGGACGCGGAGCGCGCCGCCGGCGATGCCGCCGGCGTGGACGAATACCTGTTTAAGCCCTTTGATATCGCCGCTTTGTGCCGCCGGATAGGCGGATTTTTTAAAGAGAGGAATTCCTAG